In Candidatus Nealsonbacteria bacterium, the following are encoded in one genomic region:
- a CDS encoding M48 family metalloprotease, which produces MFGLQLKMWLLVGLMFGILYGVITGIGSYLGVGSAVGYIVLAILFMGFQYLIGPRLVSTIMKVKYVSEKEEPELHQMVAEIAQNARIPKPKIGISQLSLPNAFAFGRTIRDGRVCITQGIQRLLTKDELKAVLGHEIAHLKHRDMMIITLISVIPLILYWIAWSFIWGRMFGNQRQSGGYAALVGLGAMVLYFLTNLLVLYGSRIREYYADERSVKLGNPPQYLASALYKLVFGSAKIKNTPQGEQELRRVGAIKAFFLNDVSRAWNEVRELKEVDRDLSGTIEQNELLALRTKKPKLSGAEKMLELFTTHPNTLKRIKKLAALI; this is translated from the coding sequence GTAGGTAGCGCCGTTGGTTACATTGTTCTGGCGATTTTATTTATGGGCTTTCAGTACTTAATTGGACCCCGGCTGGTTTCAACAATAATGAAAGTAAAATATGTTTCAGAAAAAGAAGAGCCGGAACTTCATCAAATGGTGGCTGAAATCGCTCAAAATGCCCGGATTCCCAAGCCAAAAATCGGCATTTCTCAACTTTCTCTTCCCAATGCTTTTGCTTTTGGCCGAACCATTAGAGATGGAAGGGTTTGTATTACTCAAGGTATTCAAAGATTATTAACTAAGGATGAATTAAAAGCGGTTTTGGGCCACGAGATTGCCCATTTGAAACATCGAGATATGATGATTATCACCCTGATTTCGGTTATTCCTTTAATTTTATACTGGATTGCCTGGAGCTTTATCTGGGGAAGAATGTTTGGCAACCAGAGACAAAGTGGGGGCTATGCAGCTTTAGTTGGTTTGGGGGCAATGGTTCTTTATTTTTTGACCAATCTTTTGGTTTTGTACGGCTCTCGGATTAGAGAATATTATGCTGATGAAAGAAGCGTTAAACTGGGAAACCCTCCTCAATATCTGGCTTCGGCTTTATATAAATTAGTTTTTGGTTCAGCAAAAATTAAAAACACCCCTCAGGGAGAACAAGAGCTAAGAAGGGTGGGAGCAATAAAGGCCTTCTTTTTAAATGATGTAAGCCGAGCCTGGAATGAAGTAAGAGAGTTAAAGGAGGTTGACAGAGATCTTTCCGGAACCATTGAACAAAATGAACTTTTGGCTCTAAGGACAAAAAAGCCAAAATTAAGCGGGGCGGAAAAAATGCTGGAGCTTTTCACCACCCACCCAAATACCCTAAAACGAATTAAAAAACTAGCCGCTTTAATTTAG
- a CDS encoding SagB/ThcOx family dehydrogenase, with the protein MFKKVFILTIILMGLILVGDRVLFFRPEPVNLIEQNFLQGEISLPQPRHQSQTSVEEALLKRRSVREYRDEPLNLQEISQLLWAAQGITDPKRGFRTAPSAGALYPLRVYLMGEVEGLEIGMYRYNPDNHSLIKVGDKDLKRELAKAAFGQIWIEKAPVNIIFTGNYEITARRYGREKAPRYVYMEVGHAAQNVHLQAESLNLGTVVVGGFEIEKVREILGLPAEEEPLYIMPVGRKK; encoded by the coding sequence ATGTTTAAAAAAGTATTTATTTTAACAATAATATTGATGGGGTTGATTTTAGTTGGGGATAGGGTTTTGTTTTTTAGGCCAGAGCCTGTTAATTTAATTGAGCAAAATTTTCTTCAAGGAGAAATATCTCTTCCTCAACCAAGACATCAAAGCCAGACATCGGTTGAAGAAGCGCTTTTAAAAAGAAGAAGTGTTAGAGAGTATAGAGATGAACCTTTAAATTTGCAAGAAATTTCTCAGCTTTTGTGGGCTGCTCAGGGAATCACTGACCCAAAGAGAGGTTTTCGAACTGCTCCTTCAGCTGGCGCGCTTTATCCTCTAAGGGTGTATCTGATGGGTGAAGTTGAGGGCTTGGAAATTGGTATGTATCGGTACAATCCTGACAATCATTCTTTAATAAAGGTTGGAGATAAAGATTTAAAAAGAGAATTAGCCAAAGCTGCTTTTGGTCAAATCTGGATTGAGAAAGCTCCGGTTAATATCATCTTTACTGGAAATTATGAAATAACCGCTCGAAGATATGGAAGAGAAAAAGCGCCTCGTTATGTTTATATGGAAGTAGGACATGCTGCCCAAAATGTTCATTTGCAGGCTGAAAGTTTAAACTTGGGCACAGTAGTAGTTGGGGGCTTTGAGATTGAAAAAGTTAGAGAAATATTGGGCCTTCCGGCAGAAGAAGAACCTTTGTATATTATGCCAGTCGGCCGGAAGAAATAA
- the gatA gene encoding Asp-tRNA(Asn)/Glu-tRNA(Gln) amidotransferase subunit GatA produces the protein MELTDLTIIQTHQGLIKKEFSVLDLIKVYLERIDRLDKKIGAFLSINQDLALSQAKKIDKLIIKKKEIPVLAGIPLAIKDNILVEGLKCTAGSKVLENYFAPYDATVIKKLKRQGAVILGKTNLDEFAMGSSTENSAFFPTKNPLDLKRVPGGSSGGSAAAVAANFCSYALGSDTGGSIRQPASFCGIVGLKPTYGAVSRYGLIAFASSLDQIGPITKTVEDAKIVFDAIKGKDELDSTSVQLSEKRKAKSEKINLKKIKIGIPKEYFIKGMDPEVEKIIKKAIKKYEDMGAKIEEVSLPHTEYALPCYYIIASSEVSANLAKYDGIKYGLSEAKSEKRRAKNLLDVYLRSREEGFGAEVKRRIMLGTYALSAGYYEDYYLRAQKVRNLVKNDFEKAFKIVDFILTPTCPTLPFKLGEKTIDPLTMYLSDIFTNPVNLAGLPAISLPGGKVKDLSVGLQIIGQPFQENKILEVAQIFKNYGKTD, from the coding sequence ATGGAATTAACCGATTTAACAATTATTCAGACCCACCAGGGATTAATAAAAAAAGAATTTTCCGTTTTAGATTTAATCAAGGTCTATTTAGAACGAATTGATCGGTTGGATAAAAAAATTGGCGCTTTTTTAAGTATCAATCAGGATTTGGCTTTATCTCAGGCAAAAAAAATAGACAAACTGATTATTAAAAAAAAAGAAATTCCAGTTTTAGCCGGTATTCCTTTGGCAATAAAAGACAATATTTTAGTTGAAGGTCTAAAATGTACAGCCGGCTCAAAAGTTTTAGAAAATTATTTTGCCCCTTATGACGCCACAGTCATAAAAAAACTGAAAAGGCAGGGGGCAGTAATTCTGGGAAAGACAAATTTAGATGAATTTGCCATGGGTTCTTCAACCGAAAATTCAGCTTTTTTTCCAACTAAAAATCCGCTTGATTTAAAAAGAGTTCCCGGTGGTTCTTCTGGTGGTTCAGCAGCGGCCGTGGCGGCTAATTTTTGCTCATATGCTTTAGGTTCTGATACCGGCGGCTCTATAAGACAACCGGCTTCTTTTTGCGGAATAGTCGGATTAAAACCAACTTATGGAGCAGTATCCAGATATGGATTAATTGCCTTTGCCTCTTCGCTTGACCAAATAGGACCGATAACTAAAACGGTGGAGGATGCCAAAATAGTTTTTGATGCAATTAAGGGTAAGGACGAACTGGACTCAACAAGCGTTCAATTAAGCGAAAAGCGAAAAGCGAAAAGCGAAAAAATTAATCTAAAGAAAATAAAAATTGGTATACCGAAAGAATATTTTATTAAGGGAATGGATCCCGAAGTAGAGAAAATTATAAAAAAGGCGATAAAGAAATACGAAGATATGGGAGCTAAAATTGAAGAAGTTAGTTTGCCCCATACTGAATATGCTTTACCTTGCTATTACATAATTGCATCCTCGGAAGTCTCAGCCAATCTGGCAAAGTATGATGGGATAAAATATGGACTATCAGAAGCGAAAAGCGAAAAGAGAAGAGCGAAAAACTTATTGGATGTTTATTTGAGAAGTAGGGAAGAGGGGTTTGGAGCAGAAGTAAAAAGAAGGATTATGCTTGGGACTTATGCCTTATCGGCCGGTTATTATGAGGACTATTATCTTAGAGCTCAGAAAGTTAGAAATTTAGTTAAAAATGATTTTGAAAAAGCGTTTAAAATTGTTGACTTTATTTTAACCCCTACTTGTCCCACCCTACCTTTTAAACTTGGCGAAAAAACGATTGACCCCTTAACTATGTATTTATCTGATATTTTTACCAATCCGGTTAATTTAGCTGGTTTGCCGGCTATTTCTCTGCCCGGCGGTAAAGTTAAGGACTTATCAGTTGGTCTCCAAATCATCGGCCAACCATTCCAAGAAAACAAAATTTTAGAAGTTGCTCAAATTTTTAAAAATTATGGAAAAACTGATTGA
- the gatC gene encoding Asp-tRNA(Asn)/Glu-tRNA(Gln) amidotransferase subunit GatC yields the protein MISKKEVQHIAKLARLGLTEKEIEKFQRELSSILDYIEKLKEADVSGVELTDYSFDIGNIMREDLPAKIFKENLGRQAKKLLELAPETKNGYLKVKSIF from the coding sequence GTGATAAGTAAAAAGGAAGTTCAGCATATCGCCAAACTTGCTCGATTGGGTCTAACTGAAAAAGAAATAGAGAAGTTCCAAAGGGAACTCTCTTCGATTTTGGATTATATTGAAAAGTTAAAAGAAGCAGATGTTTCCGGAGTAGAGTTGACCGATTATTCTTTTGATATTGGAAACATTATGAGGGAAGATTTACCCGCCAAAATTTTCAAAGAAAACTTAGGCAGGCAAGCAAAAAAACTATTAGAGCTGGCGCCAGAGACCAAAAACGGTTATTTAAAAGTCAAATCTATTTTCTAA